One Natrinema longum genomic window carries:
- a CDS encoding DUF357 domain-containing protein, with translation MAADLEEKTDRYGELLAEALEAATIAPPEGTPMAEAAADCYEMASSYLEDGNHFREQADLVNALASFSYGHAWLDAGARVGLFDVPREGHLFTVE, from the coding sequence ATGGCAGCGGATCTCGAGGAAAAGACGGACCGCTATGGCGAACTGCTCGCGGAGGCGCTTGAGGCGGCCACGATAGCGCCTCCTGAGGGGACGCCGATGGCCGAAGCGGCCGCCGACTGCTACGAGATGGCGTCGTCGTATCTAGAGGATGGGAATCACTTCCGGGAGCAAGCCGACTTGGTCAATGCACTCGCATCGTTTTCGTACGGGCACGCGTGGCTCGACGCCGGGGCCCGAGTCGGGCTGTTCGATGTGCCGAGAGAGGGTCACCTCTTTACTGTCGAGTGA
- a CDS encoding DUF555 domain-containing protein produces MNCRVVVEAAVPVFDVETEDEAIRIAISKTGEMLNPDLNYVEINMGERTSPSGEELPPAFIAADEALVALELEMTVFNVEREEHASRIARKEIGQRLENIPLEVTQIDILEDEDADDETDETDESSDTDRTETTPTPDASDDDADDEEILPEFEDLVE; encoded by the coding sequence AGGGTCGTCGTCGAAGCTGCCGTGCCGGTATTCGACGTTGAAACGGAAGACGAAGCGATCCGTATTGCCATTTCGAAGACCGGCGAAATGTTGAACCCTGACCTCAACTACGTCGAAATCAACATGGGCGAGCGGACGTCCCCATCGGGTGAGGAGCTCCCACCGGCGTTTATCGCGGCCGACGAAGCGCTCGTCGCGCTCGAACTGGAGATGACCGTCTTCAACGTCGAGCGGGAGGAGCACGCCTCGCGTATCGCACGCAAAGAGATCGGGCAACGCCTCGAGAACATCCCGCTCGAAGTCACGCAGATCGACATCCTCGAAGACGAAGACGCCGACGACGAAACGGACGAGACCGACGAGTCGTCGGATACCGACCGGACGGAGACGACTCCCACCCCAGACGCCAGTGACGACGACGCCGACGACGAGGAGATCCTCCCCGAGTTCGAAGACCTCGTCGAATAA
- a CDS encoding UPF0058 family protein yields MKKQELIHLHGLLAEVSNQCAEWDDCQIDLETYESKGIRPTSIHKSKTDHKAAVFALAGGITKNMREEEQEAVPATAD; encoded by the coding sequence ATGAAGAAACAGGAGCTCATTCACCTTCACGGCCTTCTTGCGGAGGTATCCAATCAGTGTGCCGAGTGGGACGATTGTCAGATCGACCTCGAAACGTACGAATCGAAGGGGATCCGGCCGACATCCATTCACAAGTCGAAAACCGACCACAAAGCCGCTGTTTTTGCACTCGCTGGCGGGATCACGAAGAACATGCGCGAAGAAGAGCAGGAAGCAGTCCCCGCCACCGCGGACTGA
- a CDS encoding transcription initiation factor IIB, with protein MTDTSIRTYTNERETETETEDETTSVTDEQEHCPECGGRLISDDEHAETVCTDCGLVVEEDEIDRGPEWRAFDAAEKDEKSRVGAPTTNMMHDQGLSTNIGWQDKDAYGRSLSSRQRQKMQRLRTWNERFRTRDSKERNLKQALGEIDRMASALGLPENVRETASVIYRRALEEDLLPGRSIEGVATASLYAAARQAGTPRSLDEISAVSRVEKMELTRTYRYIIRELGLEVKPADPEHYVPRFVSDLDLSDETERMARDLLESARQEGVHSGKSPVGLAAAAVYAAALLTNEKVTQNEVSDVASISEVTIRNRYKELLEASDTAAPA; from the coding sequence ATGACAGATACGAGCATCCGAACCTACACGAACGAACGAGAGACCGAGACGGAAACCGAAGACGAAACGACGTCGGTGACCGACGAGCAAGAGCACTGTCCGGAATGTGGCGGCCGACTGATCTCCGACGACGAACACGCCGAAACGGTCTGTACGGACTGTGGACTCGTCGTCGAGGAAGACGAGATCGATCGTGGCCCCGAATGGCGAGCGTTCGACGCCGCCGAAAAGGACGAAAAGTCCCGCGTCGGTGCGCCGACGACGAACATGATGCACGACCAGGGGCTCTCGACGAACATCGGCTGGCAGGACAAGGACGCCTACGGCCGCTCGCTCTCGAGCCGCCAGCGCCAGAAGATGCAGCGCCTGCGCACCTGGAACGAGCGATTCCGCACTCGCGACTCCAAGGAACGCAACCTGAAGCAGGCACTCGGCGAGATCGACCGGATGGCCTCCGCGCTCGGGCTCCCCGAGAACGTCCGCGAGACCGCGTCGGTCATCTACCGTCGCGCACTCGAGGAGGATCTGCTGCCAGGCCGTTCGATCGAAGGCGTCGCGACCGCGTCGCTGTATGCCGCCGCCCGCCAGGCCGGGACCCCGCGTAGCCTCGACGAGATCTCGGCCGTCTCCCGCGTCGAGAAGATGGAGTTGACCCGTACGTACCGCTACATCATCCGGGAACTCGGCCTCGAAGTCAAGCCGGCAGACCCCGAACACTACGTTCCCCGGTTCGTCAGCGACCTCGATCTCTCCGACGAGACCGAGCGGATGGCCCGCGACCTGCTCGAGTCGGCCCGTCAGGAGGGCGTCCACAGCGGCAAGTCGCCGGTCGGCCTCGCTGCCGCGGCAGTGTACGCCGCCGCGCTCTTGACCAACGAGAAAGTCACCCAAAACGAGGTCAGCGACGTCGCGAGCATCTCCGAAGTCACCATCCGAAACCGGTACAAGGAACTGCTCGAGGCATCGGACACGGCTGCACCCGCGTAA